In Phacochoerus africanus isolate WHEZ1 chromosome 14, ROS_Pafr_v1, whole genome shotgun sequence, one genomic interval encodes:
- the KRT25 gene encoding keratin, type I cytoskeletal 25, whose product MSLRLSSGSRRACARPTTASGSLRLSGGGASFGAGNACSVPGIGSSFSCAFGGSTSGGNGVGGNPCAGFTLNEGGLLSGNEKVTMQNLNDRLASYLDNVRALEEANADLEQKIKGWYEKFGPGSCRGLDHDYSRYFPIIDDLKNQIIASTTSNANAVLQIDNARLTADDFRLKYENELALHQSVESDVNGLRRVLDEITLCRTDLEIQYETLSEELTYLKKNHKEEMQVLQCAAGGNVNVEMNAAPGVDLTVLLNNMRAEYEALAEQNRRDAEAWFNEKSASLQQQISEDAGATTSARNELTEMKRNLQTLEIELQSLLATKHSLECSLTETEGNYCAQLAQIQAQIGALEEQLHQVRTETEGQKLEYEQLLDIKVHLEKEIETYCLLIGGEEGACKSGGYKSKDYGSGNMGAQLKDPVKAIVVKKVLEEVDQRSKILTTRLHSLEEKSQSN is encoded by the exons ATGTCTCTTCGACTTTCCAGCGGATCCAGGAGGGCCTGTGCTCGCCCCACCACAGCATCCGGATCGCTCAGGCTCTCCGGTGGGGGAGCCAGCTTTGGGGCTGGAAATGCTTGCAGCGTGCCTGGAATTGGAAGCAGTTTCTCATGTGCCTTTGGTGGCAGCACCTCGGGAGGCAATGGAGTCGGGGGCAATCCCTGCGCCGGCTTCACTCTGAATGAGGGGGGCCTCCTTTCCGGCAACGAGAAGGTGACCATGCAGAACCTCAATGACCGCCTGGCCTCCTACCTGGACAACGTGCGCGCCCTGGAGGAGGCCAACGCCGACCTGGAGCAGAAGATCAAGGGCTGGTATGAGAAATTTGGACCCGGTTCCTGCCGCGGTCTTGATCACGACTACAGTAGATACTTCCCGATAATTGATGATCTTAAAAATCAG ATCATTGCTTCCACCACCAGCAATGCTAACGCTGTTCTACAGATCGATAATGCCAGGCTGACCGCTGATGACTTCAGACTCAA GTATGAGAATGAGCTGGCTCTGCACCAGAGCGTGGAAAGCGACGTCAATGGGCTACGCAGGGTTCTGGATGAGATCACCCTGTGCAGGACAGACCTGGAGATTCAGTACGAAACCCTAAGTGAAGAGCTGACGTACCTCAAGAAGAACCATAAAGAG GAAATGCAAGTTCTGCAGTGCGCGGCCGGAGGCAACGTGAACGTGGAGATGAACGCGGCGCCCGGTGTGGACCTCACGGTTCTGCTGAACAACATGCGGGCGGAGTACGAAGCCCTGGCCGAGCAGAACCGCAGGGATGCGGAGGCCTGGTTCAATGAAAAG AGCGCTTCGCTGCAACAGCAGATCTCTGAGGACGCGGGCGCCACCACCTCGGCCCGGAACGAGTTGACTGAGATGAAGCGCAACCTCCAAACCCTGGAAATTGAACTTCAGTCTCTCTTAGCCACG AAACACTCCCTGGAGTGCTCCTTGACCGAGACGGAGGGCAACTACTGCGCGCAGCTGGCCCAGATCCAGGCTCAGATTGGGGCCCTGGAGGAGCAGCTGCACCAGGTCAGGACTGAGACCGAGGGCCAGAAGCTGGAGTACGAGCAGCTCCTGGACATCAAGGTCCACctggaaaaagaaattgagaccTACTGTCTCCTCATCGGTGGAGAGGAAGG GGCTTGCAAGTCTGGAGGTTACAAGTCTAAAGATTACGGATCTGGAAACATGGGAGCCCAACTCAAAG ATCCAGTCAAAGCCATAGTGGTCAAGAAAGTTCTTGAGGAGGTAGACCAACGCAGCAAAATACTCACCACCAGGCTCCACTCCCTGGAAGAGAAATCTCAAAGCAATTAA